The Streptomyces cyanogenus DNA segment GGTGCTTGCCGTCGAGGAAGTACAGGTATTCGGGCCGCTTGGACGAACCGTGCCAGGCGGCCGACTCGGCGCGCTCCTCGGTCAGTTCGCACAGCCGGTCGTCGCCGGCCCCCCGCAGCTCGACGGAATCCAGCGTCGGCGCCAGGTTCCGCAGGGTGAACAGCACCTGCGTCGCCATCTCGGTGCACTTGCCCGCGGTGACCTGCGACGGCTTGAGGTTCAGCGGCACCGTCAGCTTGTTCTGGTCGTCCGGTGCCAGCCCGGACGCGTCCTTCTGCAGCGCCGTACCGGTCGGGAAGCTGGACCTCACCACCGGCTCCAGCCAGGCGGTGGGCCCGTTCAGCAGCGAGCGGACCATCTGGGTCATCGGGTCGACCTTGCTGCGCACGAACACCGGATCGGCGACCGCCACCGGCTGTCCGCTCACCCCGACCGCCGTGTGGGAGGCGAAGTAGAACTTGTCGACGGACGTGTAGTTCCGCTGGAAGTCCGACTTGCCCATGACGACGCCGTCGGGCAGCCCGTCGATGCGCCACTGCCCGCTCTTGGGGTTCTTCGTGAGGTGCAGTTTCTTGCGGTAGGGGCCGTCGGCGGGCTGGTAGGCCTGCTGCGCGTCGACCGTGGCGACCCGGGTACCGGCCAGCACACAGGTGACGCTGTTGGTCTCCTCCCGGCCGCCCGGGCGGCAGTCGGTCTCGATGGTCGGCCCGTTCGCGAGGACCGTGGTCGACCGCTCCGGCCGCCACTTGCCCGCCGCATCGGCCGTCAGGTACTTGCGCGCCGTGTCGTACCCCGGGTCGTCGCTGGTCAGGGCCTCCAGGAAGCCCTGCATGATCTCGCCCGGACCGGCGCCGTCGGCCGGCGGCATGGCGAACACCCGGACGCCGGTGTCCTGCCGCGGCGTGGACTCCACGTCCCGCAGGTCCCCGCTGTCGGGCATCGAGGCACATCCGGCCAGCAGTACGACACCCAGGGCGGCGTACGCCACCGCGCGCACCGGCCGCCGCCGTGCGCCCCCCGTGCGGTCAGCCACGAAATGCCTCCCCTGGCTCGGTCGAGTCCTTCGGCGGAGCGGTCTCCGGCCGGTCCG contains these protein-coding regions:
- a CDS encoding LpqB family beta-propeller domain-containing protein; this translates as MPDSGDLRDVESTPRQDTGVRVFAMPPADGAGPGEIMQGFLEALTSDDPGYDTARKYLTADAAGKWRPERSTTVLANGPTIETDCRPGGREETNSVTCVLAGTRVATVDAQQAYQPADGPYRKKLHLTKNPKSGQWRIDGLPDGVVMGKSDFQRNYTSVDKFYFASHTAVGVSGQPVAVADPVFVRSKVDPMTQMVRSLLNGPTAWLEPVVRSSFPTGTALQKDASGLAPDDQNKLTVPLNLKPSQVTAGKCTEMATQVLFTLRNLAPTLDSVELRGAGDDRLCELTEERAESAAWHGSSKRPEYLYFLDGKHRAVRMQAGSTGTGSVPVPGPLGEGGKRLQSVAVSRDEHTAAGVGDEGRSLYVTSLASDGSLGEPPVTSAGPTPAERLTTPSWDARGDLWVADRDPHRPGLFVLEQGVAKSEQVAVPDLPGRIEDVRVAADGARIALVVAKDGKQSLFIGRIQRDDGTGQGISVDGLRSAAPDLEQVSAISWAGDSRLLVVGQEQGGVQQLRYVQVDGSTLDGPAPGALTSVKAIAAAEDERVPLVAYSEDGIVRLPSGAQWQKVDKDGTAPVYPG